In the Mycoplasmoides gallisepticum genome, one interval contains:
- a CDS encoding NAD(P)H-dependent glycerol-3-phosphate dehydrogenase, which produces MKTKIGVLGTGAWGTALANILLKNGHIVQMWGIDQDEINSLKKGYNNRYFGHIKLVKSPDLVSSDLAAVVDGCDYLLLAIPSKFFNDVLAKLTNVLKDRKVNLINVAKGMDGQTKQFWSEVIKQAFSKNLLSLTSLLGPSFATEVFDNHPTVINAVSNDMTSCKKVCELFNNNTFQLVPFDNELSAQLFAAIKNVCAIGTGIVFEQTTSANTRSALLTKLFNEMDRLYESLAKDKYRPKDCTQLSGIGDFILTCTNDQSRNFSFGKLVAKYGIKNALEKNIKTVEGYLAAKTMYEIIKNNNLELKLLITIYQILYEDLDESVLVKKLIN; this is translated from the coding sequence ATGAAAACTAAAATTGGTGTCCTTGGTACGGGAGCTTGAGGAACTGCTCTAGCTAATATCTTATTAAAAAACGGTCATATCGTACAGATGTGAGGGATCGATCAAGACGAAATCAATAGCCTTAAAAAAGGTTATAATAATCGTTATTTTGGTCATATAAAACTAGTTAAATCACCTGATCTAGTTTCAAGTGATTTAGCTGCAGTTGTTGATGGGTGTGATTATTTATTATTAGCAATTCCATCAAAGTTTTTTAATGATGTCTTAGCAAAACTAACTAACGTTCTAAAAGATCGTAAAGTTAATCTGATTAATGTAGCTAAGGGAATGGATGGTCAAACTAAACAATTTTGATCAGAAGTGATCAAACAAGCGTTTAGTAAGAATTTGCTATCATTAACATCATTATTAGGACCTTCGTTTGCTACTGAGGTGTTTGATAATCACCCAACAGTGATTAATGCCGTATCTAATGATATGACTAGTTGTAAAAAAGTGTGTGAACTATTTAATAATAACACTTTTCAATTAGTACCATTTGACAACGAACTATCAGCACAACTGTTTGCTGCAATTAAAAACGTTTGTGCCATCGGAACTGGGATCGTTTTTGAACAAACAACATCAGCCAACACTAGATCTGCTTTACTAACAAAACTATTTAATGAGATGGATCGTTTGTATGAAAGTTTAGCTAAAGATAAATACCGACCAAAAGATTGTACCCAACTTAGTGGGATCGGTGATTTTATTCTGACTTGTACAAACGATCAATCAAGAAACTTTAGTTTTGGTAAGTTAGTGGCTAAATACGGAATTAAAAACGCGTTAGAAAAAAATATCAAAACCGTTGAAGGTTATCTAGCAGCTAAAACGATGTATGAGATCATTAAGAACAATAATTTAGAATTAAAACTCCTAATCACAATTTATCAGATCTTATATGAAGATCTGGATGAATCTGTCCTAGTTAAAAAGTTGATTAATTAA
- a CDS encoding DnaJ domain-containing protein — protein MADKQQPTQLNLIAYFDDYQSAQNEQQNSTTLRPIELDQYYRNLVRDISLSQTSSVYQQYDQHTTNNYQTSSYKITPEQEKAYYQKQTEAFYDHLNNGNYYNKNTTSFLFDDSLYNYQYDHSRINNKHVNSFSDGRERLFSDSVVNNKDAEKTAEFQIEDFIQWVAKKKEKWKKAREAKRKQREFKKRKLDDENAWYEKVMSEGTQAFKDSFGFNFNSINWDNIDFNGSSNEEEINNAYRILGLSRHDSSDDVRSAYRRLAKKYHPDLNKDPGAEEMFKRINYAYEILNEYVL, from the coding sequence ATGGCTGACAAGCAACAACCAACCCAACTTAATCTGATCGCTTATTTTGACGATTATCAGTCGGCTCAAAATGAACAACAAAACTCAACTACCTTAAGACCTATCGAACTAGATCAGTACTACCGTAATTTAGTTAGGGATATTTCGCTTTCTCAAACTAGTTCGGTTTATCAACAATACGATCAACATACAACAAATAACTATCAAACTAGTAGTTATAAGATTACTCCTGAACAAGAAAAAGCTTACTACCAAAAACAAACAGAAGCTTTTTATGACCATTTAAATAATGGTAATTATTACAACAAAAACACCACTTCGTTCTTGTTTGATGATTCACTATATAACTATCAATATGATCATTCTAGGATTAATAACAAACACGTTAATAGTTTTAGTGATGGTAGAGAAAGATTATTCTCAGATAGTGTTGTTAACAATAAAGATGCAGAGAAAACAGCTGAGTTTCAGATTGAAGACTTTATTCAGTGAGTAGCTAAAAAGAAAGAAAAATGAAAGAAAGCTAGAGAAGCTAAAAGAAAACAAAGAGAGTTTAAAAAACGTAAGTTGGATGATGAAAATGCTTGGTATGAAAAAGTGATGAGTGAAGGTACCCAAGCATTTAAAGATAGCTTTGGCTTTAATTTCAACAGCATCAATTGGGATAATATTGATTTCAATGGCTCATCAAATGAAGAAGAGATCAATAATGCTTATCGAATCTTAGGGTTGAGTAGACACGATTCTAGTGATGATGTCAGATCAGCTTATCGTAGGTTAGCTAAGAAATACCACCCAGATCTTAATAAAGATCCGGGTGCTGAAGAGATGTTTAAAAGGATCAATTATGCGTATGAAATTCTTAATGAATACGTATTATAA
- a CDS encoding ABC transporter ATP-binding protein, with protein sequence MTNLNKSFDKHKRSGTKKALDDLTFKVYKRQFYGFLGVNGAGKTTTLNIIMGLLSKDSGSIELFGEEVKGDFTRIRNNIGIVFQNSILDKNLSVYENLYSRLSLYKNEFKDKTTKQVVDEMVVNFKLEDIIWKKYGSLSGGQRRRVDIARALTHNPSILFLDEPTTGLDPISRRMVWDILEKLRIERGLTIILTTHYMDEADGCDYTIVIKKGKKLAEGTPAELKTRYAKSWVLVQDKPDHSIRKLIETKSLTYEIKGGYLRVAFDTYDQAHKFTQEHIGVLENFELIKGNMEDVFINLTNEENKKHPEETESTKHRSWWKLGGAK encoded by the coding sequence ATAACCAATCTTAACAAAAGTTTTGATAAGCACAAAAGGTCAGGTACTAAAAAAGCACTTGATGATCTAACTTTTAAAGTTTATAAAAGACAATTTTATGGCTTTTTAGGGGTTAATGGTGCTGGTAAAACAACAACTTTAAATATCATCATGGGACTTTTATCAAAAGACTCTGGTTCGATCGAACTATTTGGTGAAGAAGTTAAGGGTGATTTTACTAGAATTAGAAACAATATCGGGATTGTGTTTCAAAACTCAATCTTAGATAAGAATCTAAGTGTTTATGAAAACTTATACTCAAGATTATCTTTATATAAAAATGAATTTAAAGATAAAACGACCAAACAAGTTGTTGATGAGATGGTAGTTAACTTTAAACTTGAAGATATTATCTGAAAGAAGTATGGCAGCTTATCTGGTGGTCAAAGAAGAAGAGTTGATATTGCTAGAGCATTAACACACAATCCTTCAATCTTATTCTTAGATGAACCAACCACTGGATTAGATCCAATCTCACGAAGAATGGTTTGAGATATCTTAGAAAAATTAAGAATCGAACGCGGATTAACGATCATCTTAACCACCCACTATATGGATGAAGCTGATGGTTGTGATTACACGATCGTAATTAAAAAAGGTAAAAAACTAGCCGAAGGAACTCCGGCTGAACTAAAAACTAGATATGCAAAGTCATGAGTGTTAGTTCAAGACAAACCTGATCATTCAATTAGAAAATTAATTGAAACAAAAAGCCTAACTTATGAGATTAAGGGTGGTTATTTAAGAGTGGCTTTTGATACGTATGATCAAGCCCACAAATTTACCCAAGAACATATTGGTGTATTAGAAAACTTTGAATTAATCAAAGGGAATATGGAAGATGTTTTCATCAATCTAACCAATGAAGAAAATAAAAAACACCCAGAAGAAACTGAGAGTACTAAACATCGTAGTTGATGAAAACTAGGAGGTGCTAAATAA